The Cervus canadensis isolate Bull #8, Minnesota chromosome 29, ASM1932006v1, whole genome shotgun sequence genome includes a window with the following:
- the TH gene encoding tyrosine 3-monooxygenase, with amino-acid sequence MPTPNAASPQAKGFRRAVSELDAKQAEAIMSPRFVGRRQSLIQDARKEREKAEATASSSEPREAGSLAEQDGKAVLTLLFALRPTKPPALTRAVKVFETFEAHVHHLETRPARPPRAGSPAMECFVRCEVPGPAVPALLSALRRVAEDVRAAGESKVLWFPRKVSELDKCHHLVTKFDPDLDLDHPGFSDQAYRQRRKLIAEIAFQYKQGDPIPHVEYTAEEIATWKEVYSTLRGLYPTHACREHLEAFELLERFCGYREDRIPQLEDVSRFLKERTGFQLRPVAGLLSARDFLASLAFRVFQCTQYIRHASSPMHSPEPDCCHELLGHVPMLADRTFAQFSQDIGLASLGVSDEEIEKLSTLYWFTVEFGLCKQNGEVKAYGAGLLSSYGELLHSLSEEPEIRAFDPDAAAVQPYQDQTYQPVYFVSESFSDAKDKLRSYASRIQRPFSVKFDPYTLAIDVLDSPHAIRRALDGIQDEMHALAHALNAIG; translated from the exons ATGCCCACCCCCAACGCTGCCTCGCCGCAGGCCAAGGGCTTCCGCCGGGCCGTCTCCGAGCTGGACGCCAAGCAGGCCGAGGCCATCATG TCCCCGCGCTTCGTCGGGAGGCGGCAGAGCCTCATCCAGGATGCACGCAAGGAGCGAGAGAAGGCGGAGGCCACGGCCTCATCCTCGGAACCCAGGGAGGCGGGCAGCCTGGCTGAGCAAGACGGGAAGGCGGTGCTGACCCTGCTGTTCGCCCTGCGGCCCACCAAGCCCCCCGCGCTGACCCGGGCTGTCAAGGTGTTCGAG ACATTCGAGGCCCACGTCCACCACCTGGAGACCCGGCCGGCCCGGCCGCCGCGGGCGGGGAGCCCGGCCATGGAGTGCTTCGTGCGCTGCGAGGTGCCCGGCCCCGCGGTGCCCGCCCTGCTGAGCGCCCTGCGCCGCGTGGCGGAAGACGTGCGTGCCGCCGGGGAGAGCAAGG TCCTCTGGTTCCCAAGGAAAGTGTCCGAGCTGGACAAATGTCACCACCTGGTCACCAAGTTTGACCCTGACCTGGACTTGGATCACCCG ggctTCTCCGACCAGGCGTACCGCCAGCGCAGGAAGCTGATTGCCGAGATCGCCTTCCAGTACAAGCA AGGTGACCCCATCCCCCACGTGGAGTACACGGCCGAGGAGATCGCCACCTG GAAGGAGGTCTACTCCACGCTGCGGGGCCTGTACCCCACCCACGCCTGCCGCGAGCACCTGGAGGCCTTCGAGCTGTTGGAGCGCTTCTGTGGGTACCGCGAGGACCGAATCCCGCAGCTGGAGGACGTCTCCCGCTTCCTGAAGG AGCGGACTGGCTTCCAGCTGCGGCCCGTGGCCGGCCTGCTGTCCGCGCGGGACTTCCTGGCCAGCCTGGCCTTCCGCGTGTTCCAGTGCACCCAGTACATCCGCCACGCCTCCTCGCCCATGCACTCCCCCGAGCC GGACTGTTGCCACGAGCTGCTGGGGCACGTGCCCATGCTCGCTGACCGGACCTTCGCCCAGTTCTCCCAG GACATCGGGCTCGCATCCTTGGGGGTGTCGGACGAGGAAATTGAGAAGCTGTCCACG CTGTACTGGTTCACCGTGGAGTTCGGGCTGTGCAAGCAGAACGGGGAGGTGAAGGCCTACGGAGCGGGGCTGCTCTCCTCCTACGGGGAGCTCCTG CACTCCCTTTCCGAGGAGCCCGAGATCCGGGCCTTCGACCCTGACGCGGCGGCCGTGCAGCCCTACCAGGACCAGACCTACCAGCCCGTCTACTTTGTGTCTGAGAGCTTCAGCGATGCCAAGGACAAGCTCAG GAGCTACGCCTCCCGCATCCAGCGCCCCTTCTCTGTGAAGTTTGACCCGTACACGCTGGCCATCGACGTGCTGGACAGTCCCCATGCCATCCGGCGCGCCCTGGATGGCATCCAGGATGAGATGCACGCCCTGGCCCACGCTCTGAACGCCATCGGCTAG
- the IGF2 gene encoding insulin-like growth factor II isoform X1, with product MVSPDPQVTVVAPGAEPESTQVQRIEDGGTIIRIFWVGPKGELLRRTPVSSVMQSSSMGISAGKSVLAFLTFLAFASCCYAAYRPSETLCGGELVDTLQFVCGDRGFYFSRPSSRINRRSRGIVEECCFRSCDLALLETYCATPAKSERDVSASTTVLPDDLTAYPVGKLFRHDTRKQSTQRLRRGLPAFLRARRGRTLAQELEALREAKSHRPLITLPIQDPATHGGASSEASSD from the exons ATGGTTTCCCCAGACCCTCAAGTGACCGTGGTGGCCCCCGGGGCTGAACCCGAATCTACGCAAGTCCAACGCATAGAGGACGGGGGAACCATTATCCGGATATTTTGGGTGGGCCCCAAAGGCGAGCTGCTTAGACGCACCCCGGTGAGCTCGGTCATGCAG TCATCATCAATGGGGATCTCAGCGGGAAAGTCGGTGCTGGCGTTTCTCACCTTCTTGGCCTTCGCCTCGTGCTGCTATGCTGCTTACCGCCCCAGCGAGACCTTGTGCGGCGGGGAGCTGGTGGACACCCTCCAGTTTGTCTGTGGGGACCGCGGCTTCTACTTCA GCCGACCATCCAGCCGCATAAACCGACGCAGCCGTGGCATCGTGGAAGAGTGTTGCTTCCGAAGCTGCGACCTGGCCCTCCTGGAGACTTACTGTGCCACCCCCGCCAAGTCCGAGAGGGATGTGTCTGCCTCTACGACCGTGCTTCCG GACGACCTCACCGCATACCCCGTGGGCAAGCTCTTCCGACATGACACCCGGAAGCAGTCCACGCAGCGCTTGCGCAGGGGCCTGCCCGCCTTCCTGCGAGCGCGCCGGGGTCGCACGCTCGCCCAGGAGCTGGAGGCGCTCAGAGAGGCCAAGAGTCACCGTCCGCTGATCACTCTGCCCATCCAGGACCCTGCCACCCACGGGGGCGCCTCTTCCGAGGCATCCAGCGATTAG
- the IGF2 gene encoding insulin-like growth factor II isoform X2 yields MSSDLPVGSRGRACARRSGQGCPAGAESSSMGISAGKSVLAFLTFLAFASCCYAAYRPSETLCGGELVDTLQFVCGDRGFYFSRPSSRINRRSRGIVEECCFRSCDLALLETYCATPAKSERDVSASTTVLPDDLTAYPVGKLFRHDTRKQSTQRLRRGLPAFLRARRGRTLAQELEALREAKSHRPLITLPIQDPATHGGASSEASSD; encoded by the exons atGAGCAGTGATCTGCCCGTGGGCTCACGCGGGCGGGCCTGTGCGCGCAGGTCGGGGCAGGGGTGCCCCGCAGGAGCTGAG TCATCATCAATGGGGATCTCAGCGGGAAAGTCGGTGCTGGCGTTTCTCACCTTCTTGGCCTTCGCCTCGTGCTGCTATGCTGCTTACCGCCCCAGCGAGACCTTGTGCGGCGGGGAGCTGGTGGACACCCTCCAGTTTGTCTGTGGGGACCGCGGCTTCTACTTCA GCCGACCATCCAGCCGCATAAACCGACGCAGCCGTGGCATCGTGGAAGAGTGTTGCTTCCGAAGCTGCGACCTGGCCCTCCTGGAGACTTACTGTGCCACCCCCGCCAAGTCCGAGAGGGATGTGTCTGCCTCTACGACCGTGCTTCCG GACGACCTCACCGCATACCCCGTGGGCAAGCTCTTCCGACATGACACCCGGAAGCAGTCCACGCAGCGCTTGCGCAGGGGCCTGCCCGCCTTCCTGCGAGCGCGCCGGGGTCGCACGCTCGCCCAGGAGCTGGAGGCGCTCAGAGAGGCCAAGAGTCACCGTCCGCTGATCACTCTGCCCATCCAGGACCCTGCCACCCACGGGGGCGCCTCTTCCGAGGCATCCAGCGATTAG
- the INS gene encoding insulin, producing MALWTRLLPLLALLALCAPAPAGAFVNQHLCGSHLVEALYLVCGERGFFYTPKARREVDGPQVGALELAGGPGAGGLEGPPQKRGIVEQCCTSICSLYQLENYCN from the exons ATGGCCCTGTGGACGCGCCTGCTGCCCCTGCTGGCCCTGCTGGCGCTCTGCGCCCCCGCCCCGGCCGGCGCCTTCGTCAACCAGCACCTGTGCGGCTCCCACCTGGTGGAGGCTCTGTACCTCGTGTGCGGGGAGCGAGGCTTCTTCTACACGCCCAAGGCCCGCCGGGAGGTGGACGGCCCCCAGG TGGGGGCGCTGGAGCTGGCGGGCGGCCCCGGCGCGGGCGGCCTGGAGGGGCCCCCGCAGAAGCGCGGCATCGTGGAGCAGTGCTGCACCAGCATCTGCTCGCTCTACCAGCTGGAGAACTACTGCAACTAG
- the IGF2 gene encoding insulin-like growth factor II isoform X3, which produces MGISAGKSVLAFLTFLAFASCCYAAYRPSETLCGGELVDTLQFVCGDRGFYFSRPSSRINRRSRGIVEECCFRSCDLALLETYCATPAKSERDVSASTTVLPDDLTAYPVGKLFRHDTRKQSTQRLRRGLPAFLRARRGRTLAQELEALREAKSHRPLITLPIQDPATHGGASSEASSD; this is translated from the exons ATGGGGATCTCAGCGGGAAAGTCGGTGCTGGCGTTTCTCACCTTCTTGGCCTTCGCCTCGTGCTGCTATGCTGCTTACCGCCCCAGCGAGACCTTGTGCGGCGGGGAGCTGGTGGACACCCTCCAGTTTGTCTGTGGGGACCGCGGCTTCTACTTCA GCCGACCATCCAGCCGCATAAACCGACGCAGCCGTGGCATCGTGGAAGAGTGTTGCTTCCGAAGCTGCGACCTGGCCCTCCTGGAGACTTACTGTGCCACCCCCGCCAAGTCCGAGAGGGATGTGTCTGCCTCTACGACCGTGCTTCCG GACGACCTCACCGCATACCCCGTGGGCAAGCTCTTCCGACATGACACCCGGAAGCAGTCCACGCAGCGCTTGCGCAGGGGCCTGCCCGCCTTCCTGCGAGCGCGCCGGGGTCGCACGCTCGCCCAGGAGCTGGAGGCGCTCAGAGAGGCCAAGAGTCACCGTCCGCTGATCACTCTGCCCATCCAGGACCCTGCCACCCACGGGGGCGCCTCTTCCGAGGCATCCAGCGATTAG